In Acomys russatus chromosome 28, mAcoRus1.1, whole genome shotgun sequence, the genomic window CCTCTGAGAAATGACAACAGCAAAGccacatggggaaactgagtcaagcCAGAACTCTAGGCAAGGCAGGAAAAACTggatgaaagaagagagatgtCTGGGAAGGACTTGGAATGTGGGAACACTCCCCAGATGGGACAGCTCTGAACCCCAAACCTCCCGTCCGGATCACCCCAGTGTTCTAGTACAGGACAGTCCACTCAAGCTCAGAAGTGCCAGAAGGGTGCTCAAAACAGGAAGAGCAGACCAAAGCAACAGAAGACATGGACAAGAACTAGTTCCACACCACCCGAGGCTCCCAGGGACTGTCACTCGCTGCTTCTGTTCTGTCCACATTAAAAATCAGACTCCAGATTCCAGGGCCTTAGGTGTGAGAGGACGAGAGGAATTGACAGTGCTCTCAACAGTGACAAAACGGTGCCCATCGAAAAACATAGCATAAAAGTCGCAGGGGGTAAAAATGTGAACataggaaacacagaaagaatacAGGAAGATGAGGCGGCCTGGATACAGCACGTTTAATGTCTCCGCTGTTCACAGAATTCACACCCTTCCCCTCCTCAGCCGTGTGCTGGCAGCGGGATATGCACTAGAAAATATGACTCTTAGAGTCAGTGAATTAAGGACAGGCTCGCAGGTCTTACAGCTCTTTAAAAAGGGCACTGACAACCTAAAGgaaagggcagggcagagggtgAGGCTGTTCATACGTTTAGTCTTTGGCAGAGCCCAACCAAGGCCAAATTCACCTAGGATGCCCAATGGCTGTGGGGATTTCCACAGGATCAAGGAAGCAAACCCAAATGAACATGttggattaagaaaaaaatcagaaaccctTGAAGAAAGAGCTTCACCCTGAAAAGGAAAGAGGGGGTGTGTCAGAGGGAAGGGCCGGGTGGGTCAGTGACGAGCTCcatacagaggcaggagggcttaGGAATTCAGCCACGGATGCCGGAGGCACTCGGCAGCAGTGGCTCTCTTCTCAGGGACGAGCTCCAGCATGGGCAGCAGGAAGCCCGTGAAGCCAGCAGCCTCCTCCTCGGGCCACTCGTACTTCTCCACCAGGACCTCCAGCAGTCCCCAAGGCTTCAGCTTGGTGATGTGTTTCAGGTCACCTTTTTTGGTGAAAAATTCCTTGGAGTATTTTCCCGCCACAATGAGCTTGCGAGGCACCTTCCCCAGAAGTTCTATGATCAAAGCGATGTGATCTTCATCTCGCGTGTAATCCTCCCCTGAATGAGGCTCAAACAAATAGTCACCTGTGGCTAGTTCAAAGGCCATGCACGCGGTGCTCCAGATGTCAGCAGGGGTGTTGTAGCCAGATCCTAGCAGGACTTCCAATGACCGATACTGCCGTGTCTGGATGTCTTCAGTGAAATGCTTGTGCACCCAGCAGGCGTTCCCAAGGTCAGCGATCTTCACCTTGAGTTTTTCAGCATTTTTTGGCTCAAGGGGATTAATAAGAAAGTTTCCAGCAGTGAATTTTCCTTTGCTGTCCAGCGGCCCGTtgtgctcctgctcctgctcatCCCCAGAAGGTGTCTCCGCCCGAATGCTGTCCTCAAGATGGTTGGCGTCCTGCTCGCTGAGTGACTGCTCTACAGAGGACTGGCACACCATGGTCTCTGACACCTCAGAGGTCACAGGTGTGCAAGAATCCGTTTCTTGAGATGCACTGCTGTCTCCATTTGGGGAGTGTAGGAAACTAGGTTCCTGCTTCAAAGTGTGCGCATCACAGTCGTTAGCATTACGTAGGTCCTCTTTAAGCCTCATTGTTTCATTATTACTGTTTTCAGTGTAATTAGCGATTCCAATTACTCCATTGCAATTAACTTCTGCTGTACCACCCTCTACATCACGTTCCGTGAGTGTCTGATCCTGGCCAGGGGAACTGGACTCTTCAAGTTTCTCTCGGGTCATGTTATTAGGTGGGTTCTCTGTCAAGGGTCTTTCAACAGGACTCTCTGGTTCTTCTGGCTGGTTAGGTCTTTCTTGCCCAGGGCCCGACTCTTTCTCCGTTTCCTCAATTTCCTGTATTCGCTTCTCTAGTAATTCTGCCTGgcgcttctgcttcttcttcaatttcttcttcttattctttgacattttgtCAGCTGGCTTAGGTTGTGGAGCAGTACTGACTGCAGACCCAGAAGGCGGGGGCGCCCCAGATCGCTGCCATTCCGCGGCTTCTGCAGCCAGCCTCCGCACGTACTGGCCGTTCACGGACAGCAGGATGTTCTCTGGCTTGATGTCCGTGTGGATGATGCGGCACTTGGTGTGTAAATAGTCCAGGCCCTGcagcacctctgcctcccgagtgctgggattaaaggcatgcgccaccaccgccaggctccacacactttaaagaaattttatttatttatttatattattttatgtgcactggtgttttgcctgcatgtgtgtctgtgtgagggtgtcagatattggagttacagttatgagccgccatgtgagtgctgggaattgagcctgagccccgtggaagagcagccagtgctctaaacgcctgagccaactctccagctcctcccccccccccgcccccctttttttttttttttaaagacagggtttctctgtgtagccctggctgtcctgaaactcattctgtagaccaggctggcctcaaacacagatctgcctggctctgtctcccgaTTGCTGGGAAGGACATTTTGTTGGAGGTTGAACATGCCACTATGGAAACGTCTCCACAGCAGGTCCTGAGTGACTCAGGCTGCTGCTTACAGTGTAGTGGCTCATTGTGCCCGTGCTGCGGAGGCTTCAGTGAGGTGGACATTTGCCCCCTAGTCAGCAggctcagcttctgctttgactCTAGAGTGGGATCCGGTATCAGCTGGTTACACTCCCCACTAGGGCTCTGAGCGTAAAGATCACTCACATGCTTTCATTATTTCACTTGATGCTTCAAAGGAAATGAACCAGACGTCCAGAGCCTTCTTTGACCACTAACCCACCAAGGCTGTGTGAGTTACAAGTAGCAAACAGAGTCTTGGGGGGACAGGGAACAGGAGGCTGAGAAAGCACCACGGCTGAAGGCCTCTAACAGGAGGCGTGTGGAGAAGATGGCTGAGGAAGGGACACTGAGAACAGTGGGCTCTCAGCGTTATGACAAGCATGCTCCTGCTTCCTGAACTCAAAGCCTGTGCCCGGCAGCAGCAGCCTTGTGTCTTGCTGGAATGCTGGAAGCTAAATCTCTCTCACTCTATGCCTCAGTCTCActtgcttacacacacactcacacacacatacatacacacactctgacacacatgcactcacacaatacacaaacacactcacacatataaacacattctcacacacacactcccttgaTGTCACGTTCAGTgcactttctctctgtctcagtctctctctctctctctctctctctctctctctctaagacagAGCCTCAAAAGTaaaacttggggtggggggaccaGAAATACACCATATCTTACTTGCACTCCTCAGATGCACATGGAGAAACACCTGcagccagccccctcccccctctgtaaTCACCCTGCCCTCCAACTAACTCAAAATCTGGGCAAGTAGTATGAAGTACCCAGAACAGCATGGCACAGATATGTCTTTAAAAGTCCCTGAATGTCACGCTGAACTGGTTGAGGATGCATGATGGACTGTGCTAGCGCCGCCAACGTCAGCCCCATGGAAAACAGGGAACATTCGATTCTTAACCACGCGGGAAAGctaaaaggagggagaggaaagggattcAGTGAGCTTCTCCTGTGTTTGTAGGTGTTGGTCCAGGTACCCCAGCTGATAAAGGTCGGGAGATAGACAGCTGTGGCCATTGGTGAGTCTTCAAAGGGAGAAGCGAGACTTTGGCGAGATAAAACAGCGCATCTGGTCTGTTCCGTTCGTAAGCACAATGGGCGCCAGGAAATGATCGCTCTAAAAGAACCCGGCTGCCCAGCACCACGGCTGCCCCTGTAGGATCCTGGCTCTGTACACTACCAGGGCCTGCTCCTGCCAGAAAaccctttaaaagaaaataaatgcaaggtCACTTACTTCCACATCACAAAAACACTTTGTCAGCTGCCAACTTCATTTTTCTAATGCTCTCTTACCCAATAGCCTAGGCCTGGTGCGCTGGGCAGAGGCCAGCTTGGGGAATTCCATCCTGCCCAGCCTGACCACCGACTGAGGAGTCTTGCAAGGAGTTCGAAC contains:
- the LOC127210815 gene encoding SRSF protein kinase 1-like, translated to MTSEKDSPMDLGTREAEVLQGLDYLHTKCRIIHTDIKPENILLSVNGQYVRRLAAEAAEWQRSGAPPPSGSAVSTAPQPKPADKMSKNKKKKLKKKQKRQAELLEKRIQEIEETEKESGPGQERPNQPEEPESPVERPLTENPPNNMTREKLEESSSPGQDQTLTERDVEGGTAEVNCNGVIGIANYTENSNNETMRLKEDLRNANDCDAHTLKQEPSFLHSPNGDSSASQETDSCTPVTSEVSETMVCQSSVEQSLSEQDANHLEDSIRAETPSGDEQEQEHNGPLDSKGKFTAGNFLINPLEPKNAEKLKVKIADLGNACWVHKHFTEDIQTRQYRSLEVLLGSGYNTPADIWSTACMAFELATGDYLFEPHSGEDYTRDEDHIALIIELLGKVPRKLIVAGKYSKEFFTKKGDLKHITKLKPWGLLEVLVEKYEWPEEEAAGFTGFLLPMLELVPEKRATAAECLRHPWLNS